Proteins encoded within one genomic window of Zestosphaera sp.:
- a CDS encoding ribbon-helix-helix domain-containing protein translates to MFVMELDARRTRTLTLRVPVGVNEILEKAYRDLGYSTKSDFIREAIIEYINEALKRGLTGSSIGNGKNKIHGKSRPAVSRNARLVVVR, encoded by the coding sequence ATGTTTGTGATGGAGCTTGACGCGAGGAGGACGCGGACGCTGACCCTTAGGGTGCCGGTAGGCGTTAATGAAATACTTGAGAAAGCCTACCGGGATCTTGGATACTCAACAAAGAGCGACTTCATCAGGGAGGCCATTATAGAGTATATAAACGAGGCCCTGAAGAGGGGCTTGACAGGTTCAAGCATCGGAAACGGGAAGAATAAAATTCATGGTAAGTCGAGACCTGCGGTTAGCAGGAACGCCCGACTGGTGGTTGTACGTTAA
- the rgy gene encoding reverse gyrase, giving the protein MAVRAVFRGLCPNCGGDVTSERLVKGLPCVRCLPPHTKPVSLRDGYLHRVLGVEDRVREVNEMFRRAVGSGLWGLQRLWARRFFSNESFAMVAPTGSGKTTMQIILAIHAALNGRKSLILVPTSLLARQIHEKVSDICGKLGLNGVKLVSYHSLMSEKAKRESVREVCDASIIITTSASLMKRPELQQHVDVAFVDDVDSFLRRSKSVDIVLRMLGVTENEEKVVSRIQELEDMARRLATERPDEARRLISEALKMRTALQSNTKGSIVVSGATQTARRTKSVRLLNTLYGFTVGGKIEVGRNIVDTYVRPEGCTVEEVVARVVRKLGGGGLIYVPMDKGVDYARRLAEFLKGEGLRAEAYLGSRKRVFDQFVSGELDVLVGVASYRSPLTRGIDLPERVRYAVFAGVPKFRLRISVEDFQPGRWLILLNEIKDAIYSKYPEEFDRVLGGLVKIRTSSRDVLEVVREALKSGRELAGYQDFVRRVAEEALSFMNRVLKDPDVIDRLSKSRTIAFGGREGEYFFIIPDATAYIQASGRTSRLYVGGLTKGLSVLVIDEEKAFNALLRDLKWLLEAIEFREYRDDEVEGVMKEVDRDRRRVRLALEGRLRVRKKELMKTALFIVESPNKARTIARLFGRPARKTVGSLQTFEVLSEDRLIIVAATGGHILDLVTDAGRFGVLVRGSSFMPVYKPIRRCVKCGRDVPEDEDACPSCGGKTFVESRPIIDSLRHIATQVDEVLVGTDPDAEGEKIAWDVTLLLKPFNNSIHRVRFHEVTRRGIYGALASPSAIDNNMVDAQIVRRIEDRWIGFSLSPMLWRKFKLKFLSAGRVQTPVLGWVVERTDRYRVKADLITVVLKGVDVPLIFKAPRNLAKRIKDVGRVVLKDFRREVVEIHPPPPYTTDTMLSEASRVLRTPALRVMESAQRLFEAGLITYHRTDSTTVSPLGISIARDYVSRVFGDEVFQGRRWERPGAHECIRPTRPLDSKQVKALRAAGLLSLAVPLRADDYRLYDLVFRRFIMSQMRPSKVERTSFKLVFEDFMKEFTLITKVIEDGFSRMNRFFNVVDLSGVSDGEYEVSDVESRTISEYPLYTYSDLVDLMKSKGIGRPSTYAKILDTLKRRGYVIEVGKGRLVATTRGREVFRYLNEKFNHLVNEERTKKLQEKIDLIEAGSEKACRVLREFYDEIKSVEKLEPLESSTSPLP; this is encoded by the coding sequence ATGGCTGTGAGGGCTGTATTCAGGGGGCTGTGTCCTAACTGTGGCGGTGATGTGACGTCCGAAAGGTTAGTTAAGGGCCTCCCTTGCGTGAGATGCTTGCCCCCACACACAAAGCCAGTCTCACTTAGAGACGGATACTTACACAGGGTTCTAGGGGTCGAGGATAGGGTAAGGGAGGTGAACGAGATGTTTCGCCGGGCTGTGGGGTCTGGGCTGTGGGGCCTTCAGAGGCTGTGGGCCCGCAGGTTCTTCAGCAACGAGAGTTTCGCAATGGTCGCCCCAACTGGCAGCGGTAAGACGACGATGCAGATAATACTCGCTATCCACGCAGCACTTAACGGAAGGAAGTCATTGATACTTGTCCCCACGAGCCTTCTCGCCAGGCAGATACACGAGAAGGTATCGGACATTTGCGGAAAGCTCGGACTGAATGGGGTGAAGCTCGTGTCCTACCACAGTCTCATGAGCGAGAAAGCCAAGAGGGAGTCCGTGCGTGAGGTGTGCGACGCCTCCATAATAATTACAACCTCAGCGTCGTTGATGAAGAGGCCTGAGCTACAGCAACATGTGGACGTGGCGTTCGTGGACGATGTCGACAGCTTCCTTCGAAGGAGTAAGAGTGTCGATATAGTGTTGAGGATGCTGGGGGTTACTGAGAATGAGGAGAAGGTCGTAAGCAGAATACAGGAGCTGGAGGACATGGCTAGGAGGCTAGCTACTGAGAGACCTGATGAGGCCAGGAGGCTGATTAGCGAGGCCCTAAAGATGAGGACAGCGTTGCAGAGCAATACCAAAGGTTCAATAGTGGTTAGTGGGGCCACGCAGACCGCCAGGAGAACTAAGAGCGTGAGACTCCTGAACACCCTGTACGGCTTCACCGTCGGCGGTAAGATAGAGGTTGGGAGGAACATAGTTGACACATACGTAAGGCCTGAGGGATGCACAGTCGAGGAGGTGGTCGCAAGGGTTGTCAGGAAGCTCGGCGGTGGCGGGTTGATCTACGTTCCAATGGATAAGGGAGTCGATTACGCAAGGAGGCTGGCGGAATTCCTCAAGGGAGAGGGGCTCAGGGCTGAGGCTTACCTAGGGTCTAGGAAGAGGGTTTTCGACCAGTTCGTGTCAGGGGAGCTGGACGTCCTAGTGGGGGTTGCCTCATACAGGAGCCCGCTAACAAGGGGGATTGACCTGCCGGAGAGAGTTAGATATGCTGTCTTCGCCGGAGTTCCCAAGTTCAGGCTGAGGATTAGCGTCGAGGACTTCCAGCCTGGCAGGTGGTTGATACTGCTCAACGAGATTAAGGACGCTATATACAGCAAGTACCCTGAGGAGTTTGACAGGGTTTTAGGGGGGTTGGTTAAGATAAGGACTTCCAGCAGGGACGTTTTGGAGGTTGTGCGGGAGGCGTTGAAGAGCGGGAGGGAACTTGCAGGGTATCAGGACTTCGTTAGGAGGGTTGCTGAGGAGGCCCTCTCCTTCATGAATAGGGTTCTCAAAGACCCTGACGTCATCGACAGGTTATCAAAGAGCAGGACAATCGCTTTTGGCGGCAGGGAAGGTGAGTACTTCTTCATAATACCTGACGCGACGGCCTACATTCAGGCGAGCGGCAGGACCTCAAGACTTTACGTCGGCGGTCTGACCAAAGGCTTGAGCGTGTTGGTTATTGATGAGGAGAAGGCGTTCAACGCGTTGCTGAGGGATCTCAAGTGGTTGTTAGAGGCCATTGAGTTCAGGGAGTATAGGGATGACGAGGTCGAGGGGGTGATGAAGGAGGTGGACCGCGATAGGAGGAGAGTCAGGCTCGCACTGGAGGGTAGGCTGAGGGTGCGGAAGAAAGAACTCATGAAGACAGCTCTGTTCATCGTTGAATCCCCCAACAAAGCCAGGACTATAGCCAGGCTCTTCGGCAGGCCTGCCAGGAAGACTGTAGGCAGTCTTCAGACGTTCGAGGTCCTATCTGAGGACAGGTTGATAATCGTCGCCGCTACAGGAGGGCACATACTGGATTTAGTCACCGACGCTGGACGTTTCGGGGTGTTAGTTAGAGGGTCTTCCTTCATGCCCGTGTACAAACCTATAAGAAGGTGTGTTAAGTGCGGTAGGGATGTTCCTGAGGATGAGGATGCGTGCCCTTCATGCGGTGGCAAGACATTCGTAGAAAGTAGACCTATCATTGACTCTCTAAGGCACATAGCGACCCAGGTTGACGAAGTGCTCGTAGGTACTGACCCCGACGCTGAGGGGGAGAAGATAGCGTGGGACGTGACTCTGCTCCTTAAACCGTTTAATAATAGCATACACCGTGTGAGATTCCATGAAGTCACCCGCAGGGGCATCTACGGCGCTCTGGCAAGCCCCTCAGCGATAGACAATAACATGGTTGACGCGCAGATCGTTAGGAGGATTGAAGATAGGTGGATAGGCTTCAGTCTAAGTCCGATGCTATGGCGGAAGTTTAAGCTGAAATTCCTATCTGCAGGGAGAGTTCAGACACCTGTTCTTGGATGGGTTGTTGAGCGTACGGACAGATATAGGGTGAAGGCCGACCTGATAACGGTGGTGCTTAAGGGCGTTGATGTCCCGCTCATATTCAAGGCCCCTAGGAACTTAGCTAAGAGGATTAAGGATGTGGGTAGAGTGGTCCTGAAGGACTTCAGAAGGGAAGTAGTTGAGATCCACCCGCCTCCACCGTACACAACCGACACGATGCTTTCAGAAGCCTCCAGGGTCCTCAGGACGCCGGCTCTTAGGGTGATGGAGTCTGCGCAGAGGCTATTCGAAGCAGGTTTAATCACCTACCATCGGACAGATAGCACCACAGTCAGCCCGCTGGGAATCTCGATAGCGAGAGACTACGTATCCAGGGTTTTTGGGGATGAAGTGTTTCAGGGCAGGAGGTGGGAGAGGCCGGGCGCGCACGAGTGCATAAGGCCTACGAGACCGCTCGACTCTAAGCAGGTGAAGGCTTTGAGGGCTGCCGGCTTACTCTCTTTGGCAGTCCCCCTGAGGGCTGATGACTACAGATTATATGACCTAGTGTTCAGGAGATTCATTATGAGCCAGATGCGTCCCTCTAAGGTTGAGAGGACCTCATTCAAGCTAGTTTTCGAGGATTTTATGAAGGAATTCACGCTAATCACGAAGGTGATTGAAGACGGGTTCAGTAGAATGAACAGATTCTTTAACGTGGTGGACTTAAGCGGGGTTAGCGACGGTGAGTACGAGGTGAGTGATGTAGAGTCCAGAACGATCTCAGAATATCCGTTGTACACATACAGCGATTTAGTGGATTTGATGAAGAGTAAGGGGATTGGCAGACCGTCGACCTACGCTAAGATACTGGACACACTCAAAAGGAGGGGCTACGTCATCGAGGTCGGTAAAGGCAGGCTAGTGGCTACCACGAGAGGTAGGGAGGTGTTCAGATATCTCAACGAGAAGTTCAATCACTTAGTCAACGAGGAGAGGACTAAAAAGTTACAGGAGAAGATAGACCTAATAGAAGCCGGAAGCGAGAAAGCCTGCAGAGTGTTGAGGGAGTTCTACGACGAGATAAAAAGCGTTGAAAAACTGGAGCCATTAGAATCATCTACCTCCCCCCTACCTTAG
- a CDS encoding OsmC family protein, producing the protein MKVESKDMIIKASGTRVSPTKMIVKCGDYEVITDKLGGEAPSPIEYVLAALAGCINIVGTLVARELGISIEDMRINVEGVFDPAKFAKGTGERAGYKDIRVEVLVKSDADAETLKKWLKLVEDRCPVGDNLVNMTPVKSEVRKI; encoded by the coding sequence ATGAAGGTAGAGTCTAAGGACATGATTATTAAAGCCAGTGGTACGAGAGTCTCCCCGACCAAGATGATCGTTAAGTGCGGGGACTATGAAGTAATAACAGACAAGCTCGGGGGTGAGGCGCCAAGTCCTATCGAGTACGTCTTAGCAGCTCTTGCAGGCTGTATAAACATAGTTGGAACCCTGGTGGCTAGGGAGCTGGGGATCAGCATCGAGGATATGAGGATAAATGTTGAAGGGGTTTTTGATCCAGCTAAATTCGCCAAAGGCACAGGCGAGAGAGCTGGCTATAAGGATATAAGAGTGGAGGTTCTAGTGAAGAGCGACGCAGACGCGGAGACCCTTAAGAAATGGTTGAAGCTAGTTGAGGATAGGTGTCCAGTGGGCGATAATCTAGTGAATATGACTCCAGTTAAATCAGAAGTGAGGAAAATATAA
- the meaB gene encoding methylmalonyl Co-A mutase-associated GTPase MeaB — protein sequence MSIGVEELINRALHKEKASVGKLITLIETDPITSLEVLGRIPYHPKKSHVIGFTGSAGVGKSTLINAVATLLAREGRSVAVMAVDPKSPLTGGAVMGDRVRMKDVPKEVYIRSMTTGEEESLPLKTVLTMELFERLGYDNIIIETPGAGQFNIRVMKAVDTVVVVLMPEAGDEIQAIKAGMMEIGDIYVVNKSDLPGANLTYSQVLFAINSTERVGWAPKVHMTNALSLISVEPLVSSIKEHWEFLKANGLETAKRVMRRSLELQLIASEEINNALKIVSAPGNTLYREYEDFLKRGGSIRDLRGKIRKELINALTDN from the coding sequence ATGAGTATAGGAGTGGAGGAACTGATTAACAGGGCCTTACATAAGGAGAAAGCATCGGTAGGCAAGCTCATAACCTTGATAGAAACAGATCCCATAACATCGCTCGAAGTGTTGGGCAGGATACCGTATCATCCTAAGAAATCACACGTCATAGGGTTCACAGGCTCCGCCGGCGTCGGCAAGTCCACGCTAATAAATGCTGTGGCAACGCTGCTGGCCCGCGAAGGTCGATCAGTTGCGGTGATGGCCGTAGATCCTAAATCACCGTTAACGGGGGGCGCGGTGATGGGCGATAGAGTCAGGATGAAGGATGTTCCGAAAGAGGTCTACATCAGATCTATGACTACGGGCGAGGAGGAGTCGCTTCCCCTCAAGACCGTGTTGACGATGGAGCTCTTCGAACGCCTGGGTTACGACAATATAATCATAGAGACGCCCGGGGCTGGGCAGTTCAACATCAGAGTCATGAAGGCCGTTGATACCGTGGTAGTAGTCCTGATGCCTGAAGCCGGCGACGAAATACAGGCGATTAAGGCAGGTATGATGGAGATAGGCGACATATACGTGGTCAACAAGTCCGACCTGCCTGGCGCGAACCTGACATACAGTCAGGTGCTCTTCGCCATCAACTCAACCGAGAGGGTTGGGTGGGCGCCGAAAGTCCACATGACCAACGCCCTAAGCCTGATAAGCGTAGAGCCGTTAGTCAGCTCCATTAAAGAACACTGGGAATTCCTTAAGGCTAATGGACTTGAGACGGCGAAACGGGTCATGAGGAGGTCGTTAGAACTGCAGCTAATAGCCAGCGAGGAAATCAACAACGCTCTAAAAATTGTTAGCGCGCCGGGAAACACACTCTACAGGGAATATGAAGACTTCCTAAAAAGAGGAGGGTCAATTCGGGACTTGAGAGGGAAGATCAGAAAAGAACTCATAAACGCACTCACCGACAACTGA
- a CDS encoding pyridoxal-phosphate dependent enzyme gives MKLRCWRCGSQTDYVAGVIRCSSCGEPLLVESDFRESLQRDGSLIPRELRLVSLGEGRTPLIKSRGGVYLKLEYLNPTGSFKDRGAATAVSEALGRGCSLIVEDSSGNAGISYSAYAGRAGLKARIYVPYDAPVGKRNMLRALGAEVVEAPTRDEAARLAVSDREGCYVGHRVSPFFLEGMKDLALELSREVRDVDYLVAPLASGTMLIGVWKGYRELLEAGMIKYMPKLVAVQACGYDSLITYCKPLIRTCRSKATLPDGIRLTDAPRLRHMAEILKETDGMYVVLDDELVAPYLRELWREGIVAEPTSAYGYAAAMELIREQHISGNVVVMVTGNGMKHVSGGMSI, from the coding sequence ATGAAGTTAAGGTGCTGGAGATGCGGCTCCCAGACAGATTACGTGGCGGGAGTAATCAGATGTAGTTCGTGCGGGGAACCGTTACTCGTGGAAAGTGATTTCAGAGAGTCTTTACAGAGGGACGGGTCCTTAATCCCTAGGGAGTTAAGGTTGGTGTCTCTTGGTGAGGGGCGGACGCCGCTGATTAAGTCCCGCGGAGGAGTTTACCTAAAGCTTGAGTATCTGAATCCGACAGGGTCCTTTAAAGACAGGGGTGCTGCCACAGCAGTCTCGGAGGCTCTGGGTAGGGGTTGCTCCCTCATCGTTGAGGATTCATCAGGCAATGCAGGCATATCCTACTCCGCTTACGCCGGCCGTGCAGGGCTTAAGGCAAGGATTTACGTACCCTACGACGCCCCGGTAGGGAAGCGGAATATGTTGAGGGCTTTAGGCGCTGAGGTGGTTGAGGCACCGACTAGGGACGAGGCCGCCAGGCTAGCGGTCAGCGATCGGGAAGGGTGTTATGTAGGGCATCGTGTGAGTCCCTTCTTTCTAGAAGGTATGAAGGATCTGGCTCTTGAGCTAAGCAGGGAGGTCAGGGATGTGGACTACTTAGTGGCTCCGCTGGCTAGTGGAACCATGTTAATAGGTGTCTGGAAGGGCTATAGAGAGTTGCTGGAGGCCGGCATGATCAAATACATGCCCAAGCTAGTGGCTGTCCAGGCATGCGGGTATGACTCACTCATCACGTACTGCAAACCACTCATCAGGACATGCAGATCTAAGGCAACGTTGCCCGACGGCATAAGGCTGACGGACGCCCCCCGCCTACGGCACATGGCCGAGATCCTCAAAGAGACCGACGGCATGTACGTAGTATTAGATGACGAGCTGGTCGCACCTTACCTGAGAGAGCTGTGGAGGGAGGGCATTGTGGCTGAGCCTACGAGCGCATACGGCTACGCGGCCGCGATGGAGCTGATTAGAGAGCAACACATATCGGGGAATGTGGTAGTAATGGTGACGGGCAATGGGATGAAGCACGTGTCAGGCGGGATGAGTATATGA